From the genome of Hathewaya histolytica, one region includes:
- a CDS encoding helix-turn-helix transcriptional regulator, whose protein sequence is MNLYITLCANLPENTIGKRIYKSRLELNLSQKELSVLCNISRGAINMYENDYIHPSRIVLYKLGTVLDLDYLCDDYSKLLLSNYIDQLKKWRIKNNFSMRKAAKFLEVPPNTYISWENGLYDIGINNYNKIKEKLLDILKEP, encoded by the coding sequence ATTAATCTATATATAACATTATGTGCTAATTTACCTGAAAACACAATCGGAAAAAGAATTTATAAATCTAGACTTGAACTTAACCTATCACAGAAAGAATTAAGTGTACTTTGTAATATTAGCCGTGGAGCTATAAATATGTATGAAAATGATTATATACATCCTTCAAGAATTGTCCTTTACAAACTGGGGACCGTATTAGATTTAGACTATTTGTGTGATGATTATTCTAAACTACTATTATCTAACTATATAGATCAATTAAAGAAATGGAGAATTAAAAATAACTTCAGCATGAGAAAAGCAGCTAAATTTTTAGAAGTTCCACCTAATACATATATTTCATGGGAAAATGGTTTGTATGACATAGGTATAAATAACTATAATAAAATAAAAGAAAAGTTATTAGATATATTAAAGGAGCCTTAA
- a CDS encoding DUF1259 domain-containing protein has protein sequence MRNFCRTCNEFADILGAEILSTAENVCTVTFMRDIDAEILGRTTHSPLALSALFSFESPDNRGRTLNLGETVILQEEINEFISILREKGILVTALHNHWLFEEPRLMYIHFESIDRPLDFARKVAEALEVLRRTNDDC, from the coding sequence ATGAGAAATTTTTGTAGAACTTGTAATGAGTTTGCTGATATACTTGGAGCTGAAATTCTAAGTACAGCTGAGAATGTTTGTACAGTAACATTTATGAGAGATATTGATGCAGAAATATTAGGAAGAACAACTCATTCACCATTAGCTTTATCAGCATTGTTTTCATTTGAATCTCCTGATAATAGGGGAAGAACTCTTAATTTAGGTGAAACAGTTATACTTCAAGAAGAAATAAATGAATTTATATCTATATTAAGAGAGAAGGGAATATTAGTTACTGCACTTCATAATCATTGGTTATTTGAGGAACCAAGACTAATGTATATTCATTTTGAATCTATAGATAGACCTTTAGATTTTGCTAGGAAAGTAGCAGAAGCACTTGAAGTATTAAGAAGAACAAATGATGATTGTTAG
- a CDS encoding prohibitin family protein encodes MKSKRLGAIVSAVVIGFCVIIGVKSAEIIKPGYVGIVYSMNGGVQNKVLTQGLKFTSPIKSVKQYSVATEQAFLSKDKREGSEDDDSFIIPTKDGKTVNVDLEFAYHFDSEKLPKTFTRFKGQSGKDIEKTFIRGKMKSWASEVSSNFSVIDIYGEQRGRLNKEMLEYSKKKFDEYGIVIDSVNFPRIGLDNETEKAIQNRINSQQKLEQSKIERDKSKIEAEKKKIEAQADADAKLIKANSEAQANKKLQESLTPTIVEYKKIEKWDGKMPQVQGGNAILDMKK; translated from the coding sequence ATGAAAAGTAAAAGATTAGGAGCAATAGTTTCAGCAGTAGTTATAGGGTTTTGTGTGATTATAGGTGTAAAATCAGCCGAAATAATCAAACCAGGATATGTGGGTATAGTATACAGCATGAATGGAGGAGTTCAAAACAAAGTATTAACACAAGGACTTAAATTTACATCTCCTATAAAATCAGTTAAACAGTATTCTGTAGCCACAGAACAAGCTTTTTTAAGTAAAGACAAAAGAGAGGGTTCAGAAGATGATGATAGTTTCATAATACCTACTAAAGATGGAAAAACAGTTAATGTGGATTTAGAATTTGCTTATCATTTTGATTCAGAAAAACTTCCTAAGACGTTTACTAGGTTTAAAGGCCAAAGTGGTAAAGATATTGAAAAGACTTTTATAAGAGGAAAAATGAAATCATGGGCTTCTGAAGTCTCATCTAATTTCTCTGTTATAGATATATATGGAGAACAAAGAGGTAGATTGAATAAGGAAATGCTAGAATACAGTAAGAAAAAATTTGACGAATATGGTATAGTTATTGATTCTGTTAACTTTCCAAGGATAGGTTTAGATAATGAAACAGAAAAAGCAATACAAAATAGAATAAATTCTCAACAAAAGTTAGAACAAAGTAAAATAGAAAGAGATAAATCTAAAATAGAAGCTGAAAAGAAAAAAATAGAAGCACAAGCAGATGCAGATGCAAAATTGATTAAGGCAAATAGTGAGGCACAGGCTAATAAAAAATTACAAGAGAGTCTAACACCTACAATCGTAGAATACAAAAAAATAGAAAAATGGGACGGTAAAATGCCACAAGTACAAGGTGGAAATGCTATCTTAGATATGAAAAAATAA
- a CDS encoding spore coat protein → MNEKDIMNDYLTMINGSLSTYANMIAQTDNQSLRQQLQQMRNQDEIRQYTIYETAKQKGYYKPAQPATQTEINTVNSEFTSQQ, encoded by the coding sequence ATGAACGAAAAAGATATAATGAATGATTATTTAACTATGATTAATGGCAGTTTATCAACTTATGCTAATATGATAGCGCAAACTGATAACCAAAGCTTACGTCAACAACTTCAACAAATGAGAAATCAAGATGAAATTCGTCAATATACAATTTATGAGACTGCTAAACAAAAAGGTTATTATAAACCTGCTCAACCAGCAACTCAAACTGAAATAAATACAGTTAATTCAGAATTTACTAGCCAACAATAA
- a CDS encoding alpha/beta fold hydrolase — MGYYVKVEPNVKIYVEDLNPGGKRTILFIHGWPGNHNLFEYQFDQLPKKGYRCIGIDIRGFGKSDKPYEGYDYNRLSDDVRCVVDALKLQDFTLSGHSTGGAIAIRYMARHKGHGVSKLALLAAAAPSLIKRQNFPYGLEKEEVIKIIQGTYTDRPKMLRDFGDIFFFQYITQPFSDWFFQLGLQAAGWATAAIANTWINEVLFSDLRMINVPTLIIHGIHDKVVPFSLAEVQKQCIKNSKLIAFKYSGHASFYDQRQKFNEELVKFIDE, encoded by the coding sequence GTGGGGTACTATGTTAAGGTAGAACCAAATGTAAAAATATATGTAGAGGATTTAAATCCAGGGGGAAAGCGTACAATCTTATTTATACATGGTTGGCCAGGTAACCATAACTTATTTGAATATCAGTTTGATCAACTTCCGAAAAAAGGATATAGGTGCATTGGAATAGATATCAGAGGATTTGGAAAGTCCGATAAGCCTTATGAAGGTTATGACTATAATAGATTGTCAGATGATGTTAGATGTGTTGTTGATGCATTGAAGTTACAAGATTTTACATTGTCAGGACATTCAACTGGAGGAGCTATAGCTATTCGATATATGGCTCGTCATAAAGGACACGGCGTATCTAAACTTGCTCTTCTTGCTGCAGCAGCTCCAAGTCTTATCAAGCGTCAAAACTTTCCATATGGTTTAGAAAAGGAAGAGGTAATCAAAATCATCCAGGGAACATATACTGATCGTCCTAAAATGTTGAGAGATTTCGGTGATATATTCTTCTTTCAATATATAACACAGCCCTTCTCTGATTGGTTTTTCCAATTGGGGTTACAGGCAGCAGGATGGGCAACTGCGGCCATTGCAAATACTTGGATAAATGAAGTGTTGTTTTCTGATTTAAGAATGATAAATGTTCCAACCCTAATTATTCATGGTATTCATGATAAAGTTGTTCCATTTTCATTAGCTGAAGTACAAAAACAATGTATTAAAAATTCAAAACTTATAGCCTTTAAATACAGTGGTCATGCATCATTCTATGATCAACGTCAAAAATTCAATGAAGAATTAGTAAAGTTTATTGACGAATAA
- a CDS encoding Csac_0668 family 2Fe-2S cluster-binding (seleno)protein, translating to MGNKNIKISCUGSKESSTGTVEQNSICPICKGHTQEVKEITVKHFVLNDIVSKVHNDEYRICLNEDCDVVYYSLDKRLIFWNKDIKIPIWYKKNANPKYVCYCNQVTEEQIINAVLNDGAKNMKDIIRLTGAMKNGKCEINNPLGKCCGPFIQDTINKT from the coding sequence ATGGGAAATAAAAATATTAAAATATCTTGTTGAGGAAGTAAAGAGAGTTCTACTGGTACAGTAGAGCAAAATTCTATATGTCCTATATGTAAAGGACATACTCAAGAGGTTAAAGAGATAACCGTTAAACATTTTGTTCTTAATGATATAGTGAGTAAGGTACATAATGATGAATACCGTATTTGCTTGAACGAGGATTGTGACGTTGTTTATTATAGTTTAGATAAAAGATTAATATTTTGGAATAAGGATATTAAAATACCAATATGGTATAAAAAAAATGCTAATCCTAAATATGTATGTTATTGCAATCAAGTAACAGAGGAACAAATAATTAATGCTGTTCTCAATGATGGAGCAAAAAATATGAAGGATATAATTAGACTTACTGGAGCAATGAAAAATGGGAAATGTGAAATTAACAACCCTTTAGGTAAATGTTGTGGACCTTTTATTCAAGATACTATAAATAAAACATAA
- a CDS encoding LTA synthase family protein gives MFNLAPIGYHIHDGYTYYKDSKKYELSTKEIDEINNWMKLKAELLPDNKYKSLFKGKNLIIIQVESLENFIINKKIDNSEITPNLNKLLKNSIYFKNIKEQTFNGTTSDGELLTNTSIFPVRRGSTFFRYPNNTYRSSLPELLEGLGYNTLAIHPDRGSYWNWLPSLSSIGFNKCIDSSYFNLDEKIGLGLSDGSFLKQLVPILKKQKEPFYNFSITLTSHAPFNIPEKYKTIVLPPNIKYSALGRYFQSINYTDKAIGYFVSNLDKSGILDNSVLVFYGDHEGPHRFFKDQIASMKDIPEWMRDNNSKVPLIIYSKGYKSEVIETHGGQVDILPTLSYLMGVDTKNYVYTSMGRNILNTKRNFVILPNGNIESTNLSKNEVEIFSKATKYSNKIIESNYFRKEH, from the coding sequence ATGTTTAATTTGGCACCCATAGGTTACCATATTCATGATGGTTATACATATTATAAGGATAGTAAAAAATATGAATTAAGTACTAAGGAGATAGATGAAATTAATAACTGGATGAAGCTTAAAGCAGAACTACTTCCAGATAATAAATATAAAAGTCTTTTTAAGGGTAAAAATCTTATTATAATTCAAGTAGAGTCTCTTGAAAATTTTATAATAAACAAGAAAATTGATAACTCTGAAATTACACCTAATTTAAATAAGCTATTAAAAAACAGTATCTATTTTAAAAATATAAAAGAGCAAACTTTTAATGGAACTACATCTGATGGTGAACTTTTAACAAATACATCTATTTTCCCAGTAAGACGTGGAAGCACCTTTTTTAGATATCCTAATAATACTTATAGATCCTCTCTTCCTGAACTTTTAGAAGGTTTAGGATATAATACTTTAGCTATTCATCCAGATAGAGGCTCCTATTGGAATTGGCTACCTTCTCTAAGTTCTATAGGTTTTAATAAATGTATTGATTCTAGCTATTTTAATTTAGATGAAAAAATTGGATTAGGTCTTAGTGACGGAAGCTTTCTAAAACAGCTTGTTCCTATACTTAAAAAACAAAAAGAACCTTTTTACAATTTTTCTATAACCTTAACAAGTCACGCACCTTTTAATATACCTGAAAAATATAAAACAATAGTTCTTCCACCAAATATTAAATATAGTGCTCTTGGGAGGTACTTCCAATCTATAAATTACACAGATAAAGCTATTGGATACTTTGTATCTAACCTTGATAAAAGTGGAATTTTAGATAATTCTGTTTTAGTATTTTACGGAGATCATGAAGGACCTCATAGATTTTTTAAAGATCAGATAGCATCTATGAAAGATATTCCAGAATGGATGAGAGATAATAATTCTAAAGTACCTTTAATAATTTATTCTAAAGGTTATAAATCAGAAGTAATAGAAACCCATGGTGGACAAGTTGACATACTCCCTACACTTTCTTACCTAATGGGAGTAGATACCAAAAACTATGTATACACCTCTATGGGAAGGAATATTTTAAATACTAAACGAAACTTTGTTATATTACCAAATGGAAATATAGAATCTACTAACCTAAGCAAAAACGAAGTAGAAATATTCTCAAAAGCCACCAAATATAGTAATAAAATAATTGAATCTAATTATTTTAGAAAGGAACATTAA
- a CDS encoding DUF1294 domain-containing protein — translation MKGLNYKFILIYFITINFIGFITMYIDKYKAKHHKWRIRENTLLLIATLGGSIGSYLGMQKFRHKTKHGKFIYGIPFILFLHIIIIYMLF, via the coding sequence ATGAAAGGCCTTAATTACAAATTTATCTTAATTTATTTTATCACCATAAATTTTATAGGTTTTATTACAATGTATATTGATAAATATAAAGCTAAACATCACAAGTGGAGAATAAGAGAAAACACTTTGCTTTTAATTGCTACTTTAGGTGGAAGCATAGGTTCTTACTTAGGTATGCAAAAATTTAGACATAAGACAAAACATGGTAAATTCATATATGGCATACCATTTATATTATTTCTTCACATTATTATTATTTATATGTTATTTTAA
- a CDS encoding alpha/beta fold hydrolase: MERYINIDKHKLYIKTMGKGEPILFIHGGPGLCHNYFLPYLEGLSDKNTLIFYDQRGNGKSFFEIGNDDEISLETFIDDIEFIRTSLNIDRLNIFGHSMGGFLAINYALKYGDNVNKLVLSNSIPLRFEDFNQMNVIKRNKIHPMDFKELIKLQNSKKFKDYNEEIFMQYISILEKSSFINDHRAYEFTKNLNFQGKHYKNFLNINVKLINEYMYNIRFKDINIEKIKCPTLIVFGTNDFIPHSSLEYLSSNIKKSDVKYIDNAAHYPFIEEKEKMISILKDFFQ; this comes from the coding sequence ATGGAAAGATATATAAATATAGATAAACATAAACTATATATTAAGACAATGGGGAAAGGGGAACCAATTTTATTTATTCATGGGGGACCAGGGTTATGCCATAATTATTTCCTTCCATATTTAGAGGGGTTAAGTGATAAAAACACTCTTATATTTTATGATCAAAGAGGGAATGGTAAGTCTTTTTTTGAAATAGGTAATGATGATGAAATAAGTCTAGAGACTTTTATAGATGATATTGAATTTATAAGAACTTCTCTAAATATAGATAGATTAAATATTTTTGGACATTCTATGGGAGGATTTCTGGCTATAAACTATGCCTTAAAGTATGGAGATAATGTTAATAAGTTGGTGCTTTCAAACTCAATTCCCTTAAGGTTTGAGGATTTTAATCAAATGAATGTAATTAAAAGAAATAAAATTCATCCTATGGATTTTAAAGAACTAATAAAGTTACAAAATTCAAAGAAATTTAAAGATTATAATGAAGAGATTTTTATGCAATACATAAGTATATTAGAGAAATCTAGCTTTATAAATGATCATAGGGCATATGAATTTACAAAAAACTTAAATTTTCAAGGTAAACACTATAAAAACTTTTTAAATATTAATGTTAAATTAATTAATGAGTATATGTACAATATAAGATTTAAAGATATTAATATTGAAAAGATAAAATGTCCAACTTTAATCGTTTTTGGAACGAATGATTTTATACCACACTCTTCTTTGGAATATCTAAGTAGTAATATAAAAAAATCAGATGTTAAATATATAGATAATGCAGCACATTATCCATTTATTGAAGAGAAAGAGAAAATGATAAGCATATTAAAGGATTTTTTTCAATAA
- a CDS encoding VanZ family protein, producing the protein MKREVTLKKIIIWCFFILYILILVNLILFKFTPLEDIKNNINFFSIKHIKYRITYCNFIPLNSVKAYFKAPLNILYLFKNIICPLTLFIPFGFLIPFASKKHRMVSNTVKLIFIFSFIIELSKVIYGLGYFNVDNIIFNIFGGIIGFSYACNMRRKHVKGKMRNKIKYKTVEI; encoded by the coding sequence ATGAAAAGGGAGGTTACTTTAAAAAAAATTATTATTTGGTGTTTTTTTATTCTTTATATTTTAATTTTGGTAAATTTAATTTTGTTTAAGTTTACACCATTAGAGGATATAAAAAATAATATTAATTTCTTTAGTATAAAGCATATAAAATATAGAATTACATATTGTAATTTTATACCACTAAATAGTGTTAAAGCATATTTTAAAGCTCCACTAAATATACTGTATCTTTTTAAAAACATAATATGTCCTTTAACTTTATTTATTCCATTTGGATTTTTAATTCCATTTGCTAGCAAAAAGCATAGAATGGTTAGTAATACAGTAAAATTAATATTTATTTTTAGTTTCATAATAGAACTTTCTAAAGTTATTTACGGATTAGGATATTTTAATGTAGATAATATTATTTTTAATATTTTTGGTGGAATAATAGGATTTAGTTATGCATGTAATATGCGAAGAAAACATGTAAAGGGAAAAATGAGAAATAAAATAAAGTATAAAACTGTTGAAATTTAA
- a CDS encoding pyridoxal phosphate-dependent aminotransferase encodes MLLSKKAMQISPSLTLAITAQAKKMKAEGVDVIGFGAGEPDFNTPENIQQVAIDAIKKGRTRYTAASGIAELKEAIVKKFKEDNLLNYKNSQIIISTGAKQCLGNAFQAILNPGDEVIVPVPYWVSYPELIKLADGVPVFVNSTEENNFKVTIDDLKSKITEKTKAIVLNSPSNPTGAVYTKGELVEISEIAKIHDLIIISDEIYEKLLYGEEKHISIASISEDAFNRTIVINGVSKAYAMTGWRIGYAAATEEIIKLMSNIQSHTTSNPNSIAQYASVEALTGDQKEVNSMVEEFKNRRNFMVDRVNSIENLSCKMPKGAFYVMVNITKCLEKRFNGAIIKSSLDFSKYLLEEEKVAVIPGVAFGTDDFVRLSYATSMENIENGLNRIESFIKKLQ; translated from the coding sequence ATGTTACTATCAAAGAAAGCAATGCAAATATCACCATCTCTAACGCTTGCAATCACTGCCCAGGCTAAAAAAATGAAAGCTGAAGGTGTAGATGTTATAGGCTTTGGTGCTGGTGAGCCTGATTTTAATACACCGGAGAATATTCAACAGGTTGCTATAGATGCTATAAAAAAGGGGAGAACTAGGTATACTGCTGCATCGGGAATTGCAGAATTAAAAGAAGCTATAGTAAAAAAATTCAAAGAAGATAATTTACTTAACTATAAAAATAGTCAAATTATTATTTCCACAGGAGCAAAGCAATGTTTAGGTAATGCATTTCAAGCTATATTAAATCCTGGGGATGAAGTTATAGTACCAGTTCCATATTGGGTAAGCTATCCTGAACTTATAAAACTTGCGGATGGAGTTCCGGTATTTGTGAATTCCACAGAAGAAAACAATTTTAAAGTTACAATAGATGATTTAAAAAGTAAAATTACAGAAAAAACTAAAGCAATAGTTTTAAATAGTCCAAGCAATCCTACAGGTGCTGTATATACTAAAGGAGAACTTGTGGAAATAAGTGAAATTGCAAAAATACATGATTTAATAATTATTTCAGATGAAATTTATGAAAAGTTATTGTATGGTGAAGAGAAGCATATAAGTATAGCATCTATATCAGAAGATGCTTTTAATAGAACTATAGTTATAAATGGTGTTTCTAAAGCCTACGCTATGACTGGATGGAGAATAGGCTATGCTGCGGCTACTGAAGAAATTATTAAGTTAATGTCTAATATTCAAAGCCATACAACCTCAAATCCAAATTCTATAGCACAATATGCATCTGTAGAAGCTTTAACAGGAGATCAAAAAGAGGTTAATTCTATGGTTGAAGAATTTAAAAATAGAAGAAACTTTATGGTGGATAGAGTAAATTCTATAGAAAATCTATCTTGCAAAATGCCGAAAGGTGCATTCTATGTAATGGTTAATATAACTAAATGCTTAGAGAAAAGGTTTAATGGAGCAATTATAAAAAGTTCATTAGATTTTTCAAAATATTTATTAGAAGAAGAAAAAGTAGCTGTAATTCCAGGTGTGGCATTTGGAACTGATGATTTTGTAAGATTATCATATGCAACCTCTATGGAAAATATAGAAAATGGTTTAAACAGGATAGAAAGTTTTATCAAAAAACTACAATAA
- a CDS encoding TIM barrel protein, with amino-acid sequence MERLINTSNYISDLERFGNKSLLLEEFLNKNKMTGVELIQCGPLDQEALDKKLIKGVHLRYYPIWLDFWKDDKEELIKQFGSEEAIKSFYGDRGKEGLIKTYRDELNFAKEVGAKYIVFHVAHVQLPHTFDYKFTYSSEEVIEYTIDFLNKVLDGFEADFYFLFENLWWPGLNLLDITLAERLINEVNFKNKGFMLDTAHLMNTNININSEEEGIDYILENLKALGDLKKYIKGIHFNLSLSGPYLRKKLQEPSPYKEPKNMDEFYENFKLAYDHIFNIDWHKPFKSKRAKEILEEINPEFLVYEFSAKTSEELEEYIETQHKALGFLL; translated from the coding sequence ATGGAAAGGTTAATAAATACATCAAATTATATATCAGATCTTGAACGATTTGGAAATAAATCATTACTCTTAGAAGAGTTTTTAAATAAAAACAAGATGACTGGAGTAGAACTTATTCAATGTGGTCCTTTAGATCAAGAAGCTTTGGACAAAAAATTAATTAAGGGTGTGCACCTTAGATATTATCCTATTTGGCTTGATTTTTGGAAAGATGACAAAGAGGAACTTATAAAACAATTTGGAAGTGAAGAAGCTATAAAGTCCTTTTATGGAGACCGTGGCAAGGAAGGATTAATAAAAACATATAGAGATGAATTGAACTTTGCAAAGGAAGTAGGTGCGAAATACATAGTATTTCATGTTGCTCATGTTCAACTTCCTCATACCTTTGACTACAAATTTACATATAGTAGTGAAGAGGTTATAGAATATACTATAGACTTTTTAAATAAAGTTCTGGATGGATTTGAAGCAGATTTTTACTTTTTATTTGAAAACCTTTGGTGGCCAGGACTTAATCTTTTAGATATTACTCTTGCAGAAAGACTAATAAATGAAGTGAATTTTAAGAACAAAGGTTTTATGCTAGATACAGCACATTTAATGAACACAAATATAAACATAAATAGTGAAGAAGAGGGTATAGATTATATTTTAGAAAATCTTAAAGCTCTAGGAGATTTAAAAAAGTATATAAAGGGAATTCATTTTAACCTTTCTCTCTCAGGACCTTATTTGAGGAAAAAGTTGCAAGAGCCATCGCCATATAAAGAACCTAAAAATATGGATGAATTTTATGAAAACTTTAAATTAGCCTACGACCATATTTTTAATATAGATTGGCACAAGCCTTTTAAAAGTAAAAGAGCCAAAGAAATCTTGGAAGAAATAAATCCTGAGTTTTTAGTATACGAATTTTCAGCAAAAACCAGTGAAGAGTTAGAGGAATATATAGAAACTCAGCATAAGGCTTTAGGATTTTTATTATAA
- a CDS encoding tyrosine-type recombinase/integrase, whose translation MEKNIVIDSHSKNIIEKKEKPHFIQYFLRIKSIKSENTAKSYERDIKDFFNVKNVYEISLEDIKRVNFIHAENYIIYLKNKGYASSTINRKLSSLSALYKWILKYRDNSTNTEIIKYNPFGDLKEEKPTVITKETEFLTEEECVKLLESIDTNNLIGLRDKTILSLALTTALRKSEIINIKLSHIKTYGEYDVIEVIRKGGKRDLVKLQVGVKDLILKYLKETDRSLELNHDEYLFIGHSSNGLNGKKLNHNTLNLIIDRTCKNAGIKKKLKVHSTRHTAITLVIQSGATLEKVRDFAAHSNIATTNKYLHSVDKLKNNPGDLIQIL comes from the coding sequence TTGGAGAAAAATATAGTTATAGATAGTCATAGTAAAAACATTATAGAAAAAAAAGAAAAACCTCATTTTATTCAATACTTTTTAAGAATTAAATCAATAAAAAGTGAAAATACGGCTAAAAGTTATGAGAGGGACATAAAGGATTTCTTCAATGTAAAAAATGTATATGAAATTAGTTTAGAAGACATAAAAAGGGTTAATTTCATTCATGCAGAAAATTATATTATATATTTAAAAAATAAAGGATATGCATCCTCTACTATTAATAGAAAACTTTCATCATTAAGTGCACTTTATAAATGGATTTTAAAATATAGGGATAACTCTACCAATACAGAGATTATAAAATATAATCCCTTTGGGGATTTAAAAGAAGAGAAGCCTACTGTAATTACAAAAGAAACAGAGTTTCTAACAGAAGAAGAGTGTGTAAAATTATTAGAAAGTATAGATACAAATAACCTAATAGGCCTCAGGGATAAAACCATACTTTCACTTGCTCTAACTACAGCTTTAAGAAAATCTGAAATTATAAATATAAAATTAAGTCATATAAAAACCTATGGGGAGTACGATGTTATAGAAGTTATAAGAAAAGGTGGAAAGAGAGATTTAGTTAAGTTACAAGTGGGGGTTAAGGATCTCATATTAAAATATTTAAAAGAAACTGATAGGTCCCTAGAATTAAACCATGATGAATATTTATTTATAGGGCACTCTTCTAATGGTTTAAATGGTAAAAAGCTAAATCATAACACTTTAAACCTTATTATAGATAGAACTTGCAAAAATGCAGGGATAAAAAAGAAGTTAAAGGTTCACTCCACAAGACATACTGCAATTACTCTTGTTATTCAATCAGGAGCAACCTTAGAGAAGGTAAGAGATTTTGCTGCTCACTCTAATATAGCAACAACTAATAAATATTTACACTCCGTAGACAAGCTTAAAAATAATCCTGGTGATTTAATTCAAATTTTATAA
- a CDS encoding VOC family protein, whose translation MKNIIPNISVKNCKEALEYYKKLFNAEVKNLQLADNVEMFKEHKGKIIHSELHINENCILYFVDFFDEKSVESNINLILNLESEEEINNLYSSLKESGTTSFELQKTFWGAYHAVVTDCFGVIWSLNYSIQ comes from the coding sequence ATGAAAAACATTATTCCAAATATATCTGTGAAAAATTGTAAGGAAGCTCTTGAATATTATAAAAAACTCTTTAATGCAGAGGTTAAAAATCTTCAATTAGCTGATAACGTTGAAATGTTTAAAGAGCATAAGGGAAAGATTATCCATTCTGAACTTCACATAAATGAAAATTGTATATTATATTTTGTAGACTTCTTTGATGAAAAATCTGTGGAAAGCAATATAAACTTAATTCTTAACTTAGAAAGTGAAGAAGAAATAAATAACCTATACTCATCTCTTAAAGAAAGTGGCACTACATCTTTTGAGCTACAAAAAACATTCTGGGGCGCATATCATGCTGTTGTAACTGACTGTTTCGGGGTTATATGGTCTTTAAATTATTCTATTCAATAG